A stretch of the Archangium violaceum genome encodes the following:
- a CDS encoding type IV pilus twitching motility protein PilT encodes MSSAPRIAALFDKLLEHKGSDLHLSIGHPPLGRIRGELTPLREALLTQPEMEAMLFELTSPEQKRHITEELDLDFAYSYGTRARFRANYFYKTTGLAAVFRTIPSKVLSLAELNAPEVVRKLAERRSGLVLVTGPTGSGKSTTLAGMIHHINHTRSAHILTIEDPVEFVHESVKSQVTHREVGIHASNFATAIRSAGREDPNVILIGELRTNETMKLALQLASFGVLVMATVHTNSAPATIDRIINSFPAEEQPQVRGMLAEGLVGIVAQQLIRTADGKGRVAALEILIGTSAIAAMIREGKVFQIASKMQASQNLGMQTLDMHLERLVAANTITPEAALEKAQDKEAFAKVLQRLKPEFQAPEFDTGETGGGH; translated from the coding sequence ATGAGCTCCGCCCCGCGCATCGCCGCCCTCTTCGACAAGCTCCTCGAGCACAAGGGGAGCGACCTGCACCTGAGCATCGGCCATCCGCCCCTGGGCCGCATCCGCGGGGAGCTCACCCCGCTGCGCGAGGCCCTCCTCACCCAGCCCGAGATGGAGGCGATGCTCTTCGAGCTCACCTCCCCCGAGCAGAAGCGGCACATCACCGAGGAGCTCGACCTCGACTTCGCCTACAGCTACGGCACCCGGGCGCGCTTCCGCGCCAACTACTTCTACAAGACGACGGGACTGGCGGCCGTCTTCCGCACCATTCCCTCCAAGGTGCTGTCCCTGGCGGAGCTCAACGCCCCGGAGGTGGTGCGCAAGCTCGCCGAGCGCCGCAGCGGACTGGTGCTCGTCACCGGACCCACCGGCAGCGGCAAGTCCACCACGCTGGCGGGGATGATCCACCACATCAACCACACCCGCTCGGCGCACATCCTCACCATCGAGGATCCGGTGGAGTTCGTGCACGAGTCGGTGAAGTCCCAGGTGACGCACCGCGAGGTGGGCATCCACGCCTCCAACTTCGCCACCGCCATCCGCTCGGCGGGCCGCGAGGACCCCAACGTCATCCTCATCGGAGAGCTGCGCACCAACGAGACGATGAAGCTGGCACTGCAGCTGGCCAGCTTCGGCGTGCTGGTGATGGCCACGGTGCACACCAACAGCGCACCGGCCACCATCGACCGCATCATCAACTCCTTCCCCGCCGAGGAGCAGCCCCAGGTGCGCGGCATGCTCGCCGAGGGCCTCGTGGGCATCGTCGCCCAGCAGCTCATCCGCACCGCGGACGGCAAGGGACGAGTGGCCGCGCTGGAGATCCTCATCGGCACGAGCGCCATCGCGGCGATGATCCGCGAGGGGAAGGTGTTCCAGATCGCGAGCAAGATGCAGGCGAGCCAGAACCTGGGCATGCAGACGCTGGACATGCACCTGGAGAGGCTGGTGGCCGCGAACACCATCACCCCCGAGGCCGCCCTGGAGAAGGCACAGGACAAGGAGGCCTTCGCCAAGGTGCTCCAGCGCCTCAAGCCGGAGTTCCAGGCGCCCGAGTTCGACACCGGGGAGACGGGCGGCGGGCACTGA
- a CDS encoding ATP-dependent DNA helicase, with amino-acid sequence MSLPAPSLRLSVDTLLGPGGALQNALEAYEYRPEQLQMARSVEKAFNERGYLLAEAGTGTGKTLAYLVPALLSGRRVVVSTATKTLQEQIFFKDLPLLRERMGLSFEAAYLKGRSNYLCLHRYESFSKDPQFATREEGRYWKHLKTWASRTETGDRSELELPESFSAWGRLSTTSDTCLGSKCPLYENCFVTRVRRAAESADLLVVNHHLFFADLALRGRGQRGEGVLPQYDAVIFDEAHALEDAAGSHFGHSVSSFRLEELVRDALGALSTEDSRFGMLSSLVVRLRTHSEVLFSQAPRVLGLHENEGAVALKPERLALLSNSLEQVKESLSALSAFTTTEREPELTLLTRRCAELVADLSFLEKVESNDHVYWAEARGRGVFLRASPIEIARELQERLYGGVDTVVFTSATLAAEGRFDFFARRMGLYDEDGVPVASVRTVSVPSPFDFEHQSALYLPTHLPDPAAPGFIEAASEEIIRLCEVTGGRAFVLFTSLRNMERAHGLARNRLPYQVLLQGERPKQQLLEAFREQPSVLFAAHSFWEGVDVPGDALSLVIIDRLPFASPGDPVVAARIRQLEARGEEAFGGYQLPQAALALRQGFGRLIRTRADRGIVAMLDRRIVTKNYGRAFLTSLPPARRIDQLGALSAWFNGTSEDDIEY; translated from the coding sequence ATGTCCCTGCCCGCTCCCTCGCTCCGGCTCTCCGTCGACACGTTGCTCGGCCCCGGTGGCGCGCTCCAGAACGCGTTGGAGGCCTACGAGTACCGTCCGGAGCAGCTGCAGATGGCGCGCTCGGTGGAGAAGGCCTTCAACGAGCGTGGCTACCTGCTGGCCGAGGCGGGGACGGGCACGGGCAAGACGCTGGCCTACCTGGTGCCGGCGCTGCTGTCGGGCCGGCGGGTGGTGGTGTCCACGGCGACGAAGACGCTCCAGGAGCAGATCTTCTTCAAGGATCTGCCGTTGCTGCGCGAGCGCATGGGCCTGTCCTTCGAGGCGGCGTACCTCAAGGGGCGCAGCAACTACCTGTGCCTGCACCGCTACGAGTCGTTCAGCAAGGATCCCCAGTTCGCCACGCGGGAGGAGGGCCGGTACTGGAAGCACCTGAAGACGTGGGCGAGCCGGACGGAGACGGGGGACCGGAGCGAGCTGGAGCTGCCCGAGTCCTTCAGTGCGTGGGGCCGGCTGTCGACGACGTCGGACACGTGCCTGGGCTCGAAGTGCCCGCTGTACGAGAACTGCTTCGTGACGCGGGTGAGGAGGGCGGCGGAGTCGGCGGACCTGCTGGTGGTGAACCACCACCTCTTCTTCGCGGACCTGGCGCTGAGGGGCCGGGGCCAGCGGGGCGAGGGGGTGCTGCCGCAGTACGACGCGGTCATCTTCGACGAGGCGCACGCGCTGGAGGACGCGGCGGGGAGCCACTTCGGTCACTCGGTGTCGAGCTTCCGGCTGGAGGAGCTGGTGCGCGACGCGCTGGGCGCGCTGTCGACGGAGGACTCGCGCTTCGGGATGCTCTCCTCGCTGGTGGTGCGGCTGCGGACGCATTCGGAGGTGCTCTTCTCTCAGGCGCCGCGGGTGCTGGGGCTGCACGAGAACGAGGGCGCGGTGGCGCTCAAGCCCGAGCGGCTGGCGCTGCTGTCGAACTCGCTCGAGCAGGTGAAGGAGTCGCTCTCGGCGCTGTCGGCCTTCACCACGACGGAGCGGGAGCCGGAGCTGACGTTGCTCACGCGCCGGTGCGCGGAGCTGGTGGCGGACCTGTCCTTCCTGGAGAAGGTGGAGTCGAACGACCACGTGTACTGGGCGGAGGCGCGGGGGCGGGGCGTCTTCCTGCGCGCGAGCCCCATCGAGATTGCCCGGGAGCTGCAGGAGCGCCTCTACGGAGGAGTGGACACGGTGGTGTTCACCTCGGCGACGCTGGCGGCGGAGGGCCGCTTCGACTTCTTCGCGCGGCGCATGGGGCTGTATGACGAGGACGGGGTGCCGGTGGCGAGCGTGCGCACGGTCTCGGTGCCCAGCCCCTTCGACTTCGAGCACCAGTCGGCGCTGTACCTGCCCACGCACCTGCCGGACCCGGCGGCCCCTGGCTTCATCGAGGCGGCGTCGGAGGAGATCATCCGGCTGTGCGAGGTGACGGGAGGCCGGGCCTTCGTGCTCTTCACCTCGTTGCGCAACATGGAGCGGGCGCACGGGCTCGCGCGCAACCGGCTGCCCTACCAGGTGTTGTTGCAGGGGGAGCGGCCCAAGCAGCAGCTGCTGGAGGCCTTCCGCGAGCAACCCAGCGTGCTCTTCGCGGCGCACAGCTTCTGGGAGGGCGTGGACGTGCCGGGGGACGCGCTGAGCCTGGTGATCATCGATCGGCTGCCGTTCGCCTCGCCGGGGGATCCGGTGGTGGCGGCGCGCATCCGCCAGCTCGAGGCTCGGGGCGAGGAGGCCTTCGGGGGCTACCAGCTTCCGCAGGCGGCGCTGGCGCTGAGGCAGGGCTTCGGCCGGCTCATCCGGACGAGGGCGGACCGGGGCATCGTGGCGATGCTGGACAGGCGCATCGTCACCAAGAACTACGGGCGCGCCTTCCTCACGAGCCTTCCGCCGGCGCGGCGTATCGACCAGCTCGGCGCGCTGAGCGCCTGGTTCAACGGCACGTCCGAGGACGACATCGAGTACTGA